The genomic DNA CATAATATTTTTTTAGAAAAATCAATATCAGTTCCTTCAATATTTATAAAAGGGGTATCTTCACCTCTTTTGTATATCTCTATTTCCCATTTTTTTATAAATTCACTGTAGTTGGTATAAATTTTAAACCAGCTTTCCATCCCTGGAACTATTTCTCCCCTTTCAGAAGTAATATTCAGCTTAGGAGATATTGTCACCGGGTCTACAACAGCCCATAAAAGACCCTTGTTATTTTCAAGCTTTATCCTGTTTCTGTATATCACATCTGTTCTTCTATTCTGCTTCATTCCTTCAAAAGTATTATTTTCTATCACTGGCTTTTCCTCACCATTTGATATCAATTCCACATTATAGGGAAGTTGTTTTTCAACGGGAGATTCCTCAAAATCTCCCTGTGTAGAAACAACGGTTTCCGCTAAAGCATATACTCCCAATAACATAAGAAAGATAACAGCCATAAATATTCTTTTTTTATTCATTATCTTTCACCTCCAGAGAGGTCTGTAACAATTTTTACATTAGAAATCATATCTTTCCCCATTATTTTTTCCAACTCTTTCTCAATAGATTTTGCTCTTTTTAGTGCCAGAATCTCATTATATTTATTTGATGCCCGGCTGTCAGTATTTCCTTCTACCACAATAACTCCACCCCTATACTCAGTAAGGAGCAATGATATTTTTTTTAGGTTATCTATCTGATCCTCTCTTATATTCCATTTATCTGTTGGAAAGAATACACTTCCAATTCTTACTTTTATCTCTTTTTCCTTAACTCTTCTTTTTACTTTGGGAATTTTTACTCCGAAGTTAAACTTTTCCATAACCTTGGTAAGAGTTTTTACCCTTGGATTTTCTGTAGTAAACTCTGTCCCTGAAGGCAGGGTAACCTTATCTACTTTAATAATAAAGTTTTTACCCCTATCCGGGATATCATCTATGCCGTCTACATGATATCTTCCAAACTGATCGGTTTCAATTACTAATCCTTCCACTGTGGCAAGTCTTACCCCTGGAATTCCCTCTTCTAAAATCCCGTTATTTCTTATCTCTATCTCTTCAAAGTAGTCACTTTCATCTATCTTTAAAGGTATTTGTTTCATGACTTCCTCATCATACTCTATAACGATCTCCGTTCTTCTGTTAAGCTGTCTTCCACTGCTTGTTCTATTGCTTCCTTTAGGATTTTCAGCACCTTTTCCCTCTATAGCAAAGATCTCTTCCGAAAGATCTAACTTCATTGAAAGGTAGTCTTTTAAAGTATTAGCTCTTGCAATAGACAACTCATAATTGTTTTTATACTCTGCTCTTTTAGAAAGTCTTTGAGAATCAGTATAACCTACAATTATTAATTTAAGATTCTTTTTATTACTCGATTTTTCCAGATATTGTTTTAATTTTTCATTTTCACTATCTCTGATATCGGCATATGCTGAATCAAAATATATAGGTTCTATAAAATTCTCTATCCTTACTTTTTTAAGACTCTTAACATCCTTAAGTTCTTCCCTGTATTTAGGGTCTTTTATTACTCTTCTGACTACTTTTAGATCGACACCTGTAAGGTTTCTATTCCCACTATGGTTTCTTAAAATCTCACCTGTGGATTTTAAAATAATATTTGATCCCTCTTTTGATTTAATCAGGACATCACCTATTTTTTTAGGATCTTTTATTCTTCTTCTTAAAATTACCTTTTGAGCTCTTTCACTCTCGTCTCCCCTTCCTTCAAGGTTTCCTAAAATTAATTCTTCAGACTCTGAAGAAATTCTCCACTCTTCATCTCCATTTTTTACAGAACCATCTAGGTAGTTGTCTTGAGAAGAAAGGGTCTCCACTCTGATGTCATAGGCATTGGCATCGTCCTGCCAGCCGTCATTATCCCTGTCATGGAAGACTTTTCCTATTATTACCGTACTATTAAATAACGGATCATTTATAACTTCCACACTGGCTTCACCGATGTTAGACAGGTTTTTTCCAGACATATTTTCTACCCATGCTTTATTTTTGTAAGATCCAGGTTTTACTCCTGTTCCAATTCTCAAAATATAAGTTATTTCAATTTTTTTGTCTTCTACAAGCTCTAAATCATTGAAATAAATGGTTCTGCCCTTAATATCTACATCAGCATCATTTCTATCTACCTTTCCAGATCCTTCGGCATATTTAAATCCAGGAGGCATCATATCTTTTAAACTTAAATTTTTAAGTACCGTTCCTTTATTTCCCGATAAATTTTGAACAGTTATCTTATAGCTGATCAAGTCTCCTATGGAAACCCATTTTTTCTTAGCTGTTTTGGTTACCTTTATCTGAGCCTCTTCCACTTTAAGGGTAGCCTCAGCCTGCACTTCTAAATTTTCTCCTGCTCTTACTGTATTTACTACTTCTCCCTTTGAGATGCTGTCTTTCAGTCTTCCGACTACAGTATATCTTTTAGTTTCTCCAGCCAATAGTACTATTCCATTCTCCGAAAGATCTTTTCTCAGGTTGATTTTAAGGAGTGATTCAGGTGTTTTTGATGTTCCTGATTCCCATGTCCAGCTTTCAAAAGCCTTAATTTCACTGACCTTATCCTCTATTTTTATATTTTTTCCAACAACTGCAGAAGTATTTTCCAGAGTGATGTCATAAACTACTATATCTCCCGGATAAAATTCATCGTTCTTATTCCTGATCTCCTTCGAGAGAGTATATGTAGGTTTAGCAACTTTCAATACCACTTTATTGGAACTTTTATTTATAGGAGCAATTGATCTCCTCAAACTTTTAAGAAGTGAAGTTTTTTGAAGTGAAAGATAAGCTTCATTTGGAATCGTATCATCCTGGTCTACCTTTTTTTCTTCATAGCTGAATCCCACCATAAATTTTAACTTTATCGTTTCTCCTGCCTTTATTTCAGGCAAAATTACTCCATCCTTTAAATCATTTCCAGTTAATTTTTTTGCATCAGACGAAACATATTTATATGAATTATTTTTATACAGGTATAACCCCTTATAATCATCTGATACCAATACATTTACAGCATTTACCGGTGTCGGATTAGTTATGGAGATAGTATACTCAGCCTCCTCACCATCATCTACTATCCCGTCTCCCCTTTCAAATCCATCTCCTCCTAGATCCTCAACCTGAAGTTTTATGTCTAGGTCTAGACTTGAGATTGAAATAACAGGGATTTCAGCTGTAGCATCTTTACTCTCTTTTCCATAAGAGATCCTTGCTGTATTTTCTATCTTTTCTCCCGGCAATACATCTGCTGGATATGAGGCAGTCATTTCAAAAGCTACTTCAACTGATTTACCCACCGGGATACTATCCAATGTCATACCTGTTTTTAAATTCCCCTGATATGATGTTCCTTTCACTTCCAGATTTTTAGGTTTTTGTCCATAGAAAAATCTTGAAGCTAAAGTATCAATCAATTTAGAATCAGTTATTGTAATATTGGAGTTATTATTAACTGTTATAATATATTTCAATCTCTCATCAGTTTCGGCTTTATCATTTCCATTATCATCCGATACAGTTTTCTGTATTGATAAGTCTACTATAAATATTCCATTTACTGTTGCTGGTTCTGTTTTAGGTGTTAATGCTACATCTTTTGAATCTTTTGCATTAAATATTGCTGGATTAACTATAGTTCCTGCATCTAAATCCGCCTGCGTTATTGCATGCGTTACTGTTCCTGTTGCTGTTTCGCTAGGTACTAACTCTGTTTTATCTAATATAATTCCATCTACCTTATTCGTATCTGTTATTACTATATCTTTTAAAGTTCCTGTACCAGTATTTTTCAGAGTCACTGTATATGTTACTATGTCTCCGACCTTACTGTACTCATTTACTACTTTTTCTCCATCCTTTATCTCTGGAGTATTTGTTACTGTAAATTCATTTGCTACCTTTCCTTTAGCTGTTACTGAATCCTTTTCAGTTAGTGGATTACCCTTAGGATCTGTTCCTGTAAATGTCGCTGTATTTTCTACCTGCCCTGCATCTACATCAGCCTGCGTTACTGTATACTCTCCGCTTCCTTTTGTCGTTTCTCCTGGAGCAAGAATACTTTTATCCAGTACTATACCTGCAGTTATCTTAGGATCCGATACAGCGAGAGTGTTTAA from Psychrilyobacter piezotolerans includes the following:
- a CDS encoding DUF7507 domain-containing protein is translated as KDIVITDTNKVDGIILDKTELVPSETATGTVTHAITQADLDAGTIVNPAIFNAKDSKDVALTPKTEPATVNGVIASSIEVHKTIPGTEEFQYTKAGDKITYNFSVKNTGNTTLNTLAVSDPKITAGIVLDKSILAPGETTKGSGEYTVTQADVDAGQVENTATFTGTDPKGNPLTEKDSVTAKGKVANEFTVTNTPEIKDGEKVVNEYSKVGDIVTYTVTLKNTGTGTLKDIVITDTNKVDGIILDKTELVPSETATGTVTHAITQADLDAGTIVNPAIFNAKDSKDVALTPKTEPATVNGIFIVDLSIQKTVSDDNGNDKAETDERLKYIITVNNNSNITITDSKLIDTLASRFFYGQKPKNLEVKGTSYQGNLKTGMTLDSIPVGKSVEVAFEMTASYPADVLPGEKIENTARISYGKESKDATAEIPVISISSLDLDIKLQVEDLGGDGFERGDGIVDDGEEAEYTISITNPTPVNAVNVLVSDDYKGLYLYKNNSYKYVSSDAKKLTGNDLKDGVILPEIKAGETIKLKFMVGFSYEEKKVDQDDTIPNEAYLSLQKTSLLKSLRRSIAPINKSSNKVVLKVAKPTYTLSKEIRNKNDEFYPGDIVVYDITLENTSAVVGKNIKIEDKVSEIKAFESWTWESGTSKTPESLLKINLRKDLSENGIVLLAGETKRYTVVGRLKDSISKGEVVNTVRAGENLEVQAEATLKVEEAQIKVTKTAKKKWVSIGDLISYKITVQNLSGNKGTVLKNLSLKDMMPPGFKYAEGSGKVDRNDADVDIKGRTIYFNDLELVEDKKIEITYILRIGTGVKPGSYKNKAWVENMSGKNLSNIGEASVEVINDPLFNSTVIIGKVFHDRDNDGWQDDANAYDIRVETLSSQDNYLDGSVKNGDEEWRISSESEELILGNLEGRGDESERAQKVILRRRIKDPKKIGDVLIKSKEGSNIILKSTGEILRNHSGNRNLTGVDLKVVRRVIKDPKYREELKDVKSLKKVRIENFIEPIYFDSAYADIRDSENEKLKQYLEKSSNKKNLKLIIVGYTDSQRLSKRAEYKNNYELSIARANTLKDYLSMKLDLSEEIFAIEGKGAENPKGSNRTSSGRQLNRRTEIVIEYDEEVMKQIPLKIDESDYFEEIEIRNNGILEEGIPGVRLATVEGLVIETDQFGRYHVDGIDDIPDRGKNFIIKVDKVTLPSGTEFTTENPRVKTLTKVMEKFNFGVKIPKVKRRVKEKEIKVRIGSVFFPTDKWNIREDQIDNLKKISLLLTEYRGGVIVVEGNTDSRASNKYNEILALKRAKSIEKELEKIMGKDMISNVKIVTDLSGGER